Part of the Sodalinema gerasimenkoae IPPAS B-353 genome is shown below.
GGAACAACTCACTAGGGCCCTGGCCCAAATTCAGGAAACCCAATCTCAACTCGTCCACCAAGCCAAAATGTCTAGCCTAGGACAGTTGGTGGCTGGAGTCGCCCATGAGATTAATAATCCGGTGAACTTCGTCTATGGCAATTTGACCTACATTGCTGAGTATACGGAGCATCTGATGGAGTTGCTGGACTTATATCAACAGGCCCTACCGCAACCGACTCCAGAGATTGAGGAGAAAATCGAAGAGGTGGATCTCGAGTTTATTGAAGCCGACTTGCCGCGCCTGGTGGGGTCGATGCGGGTTGGAACGGAGCGCATTCAAGAGATTGTGCGCTCGTTGCGAAATTTCTCCCGTCTAGATGAATCAGATCTTAAATCCGTAGATGTGCATCAGGGTCTCGAAAATACCCTAGTCATTTTGCAACATCGCCTCAAAGCGAGTGGGGACCATGCTGAAGTGAAGGTGGTTCGCTCCTATGGGGATTTGCCGCTGTTGGAATGCTATGCGGGGCAGTTAAACCAAGTGTTCACCAACATCTTGGCCAACTCCATTGATGCGTTGGAAGAGAAACGTAAGCGGGCTAGTGATGGGGTGATCGAAGACCTGCCTCAAATCACGATTGAAACCAAGCGCGTTGGCTTAGACCGCATCTGTGTCAGTATCGCCGATAATGGCGAAGGAATGCCCGAGTCGGTGCGTAACCGCGTGTTCGATCCCTTTTTCACCACCAAAGATATTGGCGTGGGTACAGGTTTAGGGATGTCCATCAGTTATCAGATTGTTAGCGAACGTCATCGCGGGCAGCTATCCTGCGATTCTGGATTGGGTCAAGGAACCCGGTTTGAAATTGAACTGCCCCTGAGAGCCGTGAAGAATGGCCCCATGGGAGAACACCACTATGGCAATACCGGCAGTCAGGGGGTCACGCCGATCAATATTGCTGAACTTCAACAAGCCTCTTAAAATTGTTCACTTTACTCTGTCCCGAGTTACCACTTCTCTTAGGAACTCTAGGGGAAGTCCATCGGAATCGGCGATAAAGGCCACTTCATAAAGGCGATCGCCGATTTGTTGTTGTTCAGGATCTAGGAGAATCTTCAGAGGCTGAATCTGTTGAGGCTGGTCCTGGGCCGCTTGCTGGAACTGTTGACGTAACCCCTCTAGCCAGGTGGGTAAGTCTTGCTGGGTTTGGGCCAGAAGCTGACTGAGATCGAAGGAGAGATGATAGTAGCCCACGTAATGCTCATCTCCAAAGGCATCTGGTGCTGGCTTTGGTTCGGGAATTTGGATCAGTTCGATGCGTCCATGTAAGCCTTCGAGCCAGCAGGCCAGGGTATAGCCCGTTGTAAACCGCTCCGATACCGTAAACCCAAGCTGTTCGTAGAAACGGATGGCGCGGTGAATGTCGGCGGTACGAATGGAGGCGTGGTGCATGAAGAACAGGGAGAGAACGACGGCATTTGGGGGGCGGAAGAGGACAGGGCGACCTATTCAAACAGGCGAAAGTAGGGATAGCGCACTGGAACTCCCGGTTCTTTTTCCAAATCAAAATTAATGACATCCCAGCAGGGTTCATCCTGAGCCTCGGGGCTGAAGCTGACGGGAAGTCCATAGAGTTTTGTCAGAGGGCTGTCGCTGCGATCGCGCCAGGGGCTACTTCGTTCGAGATAGGCCGCCATCAACTCCCGATAGCGCGCCGCAATCACAATGCGAGTTGCCCGGTAGCCTTGGGTATACAGGCGATCGAGGGCTTCATGAATTTCAAAGCGAATCCCATCGGGGTGAGTATGTTGGCGATACCATTGATGATTCCATAACCGCCAATGTCGATTGGATTGGAGATGCACCAGTTCCCCAGTTTTGGGATCGGCTTCAAAAGCGCCATGACGGGGACAAAGATAGGTATCTGTCAATGTCAACGCCGGAATTTTTTGCCGACAGTGGGGACATTCAATCTCCGGTCCAAAGATGGGATACTGAGAGCTTGGATCGGTAAAATAGTCCATGCAATAATCGTACTCACTCGACGATAGACAAGAATAGCGTTCTTCTCGCCACCCCAGTTGCCCCCATGTGGACAATCGCGAGGGGCATAATGCGAACGGTTCTCGCCTATCTCTTATTTTAACCCGCCCGTGAGATTCTGCTGCTGAGGTAGCCAGGAATCGGCGTCTTTCTTCGTTTTTGTTACTGTTATGACCTCCTCCCCTAATCTGACCCCTCATGGTTCCCTCCCCACCTATTGGCCTCCTGTGGATTGTTCTCAGGCCAGTTTTGTGGCGGCTAATGCAACGGTGTTGGGGGATGTGATTCTAGAGGCGGGGGCCAGTGTTTGGTACGGCGCGGTGATTCGTGGGGATGTGGTGTCGATTCGGGTGGGGGCTTCGAGTAATGTCCAAGATGGGGCGATTCTCCATGGAGATCCTGGAGAACCTCTGGTGTTAGAGGAGTTGGTGACGGTGGGCCATCGGGCAGTCATTCATAGCGCCTATGTGGAACGAGGGTGTTTGGTGGGAATTGGTGCCACCCTTTTAAATGGAGTGCGGGTGGGTGCCGGAAGTATTATTGGGGCGGGGGCCCTAGTGACGAAGGATGTCCCACCGCGATCGCTGGTGTTGGGGGTTCCCGGGAAGGTGGTGCGACAGGTCTCGGAGGAGCAGGTGCTTGATTTAATGGATCATGCTCGTCGGTATGAGCGGTTGGCCCAGGTTCATGCTGGAACTGGCTCAGATTTAGGCTTCCACGGGCCAACCTCTGAGCCTTAAATGACTCGAATTTTGCCCCAGCCTGGGAACCTCAGATGAAATGGGGCCGAATGGGGATATAATGGGTACTCGAAGAAGAGTATTTAAGATTTTTTTAAGACAGGAGTAGGTTCTATGGATTTTGATTGGCGCTTACTGGTCGTTCTCGGACCGATCGCGATCGCTCTCGGCTGGGCATTGTTCAACATCGGTCAAGCCGCTTTAGGACAAGTCCAAAACTACCTCAACCGTCAAAGTTAAGGGAAACTTCGGAACTATCTAGCGTGATACGGTAAGTCCGGTAGCGTTTTGCGCAAGCAAGGCTACCGGATTTTTCGTGAGAAGGTTAAATTTGTGGTCGTTTGGGCCTTCTCTGGCCTCGGTTAACCCGAGACTCTAGTCCCTCGATACATCGGAATTATGGTCTTAGACTTCCAAGGGTACGATATCGATAAACTTCCTCCCCAGAATATTGAAGCGGAAGAGGCGATTTTAGGGGGAATTTTACTCGACCCAGAAGCCATCAATCGGGTGGTGGAAGTCTTGACAGCAGAAGCGTTTTATGTAAGCACCCATCAAACTATTTTTGAAGCCGCCCAGGGCTTGCATAGTTTAGGACAACCCACGGATTTGATTAGTGTAACCGCCTGGTTGCGCGATCGCGACCTTTTAGAAAAGGTGGGGGGACAAGGTAAACTGGCTCAGCTGGTCGATCGTACCGTCTCAGCGGTGAATATTGACCAGTATGCGGCTTTGGTGATGGATAAATACTTCCGTCGCCAACTCATTCAAGCGGGACAGGAAATCACTGGCTTAGGCTACCAAGCGGCGACTCCCCTAGAAACCGTTTTAGATAAAGCCGAACAAAAGATTTTTTCCATTACCCAAAAGCGCCCCCAACAAGATTTAGTCCCTCTATTTGAAACCCTAATTCACGCCTTTCAAGAGTTAGAAGCCCAGATAGAGACTCAAGCGCAACCAGGATTTTTATCGGGGTTTTATGACCTCGACGCCATGACGGGGGGCTTCCAAACCTCGGATTTAATTATTGTAGCGGGGCGCCCATCGATGGGGAAAACGGCGTTCAGTTTAAATATCGCCCGTAACTTAGCCAATAGCTATAACTTCCCGGTGGCGGTGTTTAGTTTAGAGATGTCCAAAGAGCAACTCGTACAGCGACTTCTCGCCAGTGACTCGGGAATTGAAAGTAATCGCCTGCGAGCTGGCCGCGTCAGTCAAAATGAATGGGAACCCTTAAGTAAGGCTCTCGCATCCCTGTCAGAAATGCCAATTTTTATTGATGATACCGCCAATATTACCGTGACGGAGATGCGGTCTAAATGCCGACGTTTGCAGGCGGAACAGGGGAAACCTTTAGGCTTAGTCCTATTAGACTATTTGCAGCTGATGGAGGGAGCTGGGGATAACCGAGTTCAGGAATTATCCCGGATTACGCGCTCCCTGAAAGGATTAGCTCGTGAACTCAATGTTCCGGTGATTGCCCTGTCCCAGTTAAGTCGTGGCGTCGAAGCGCGGACCAATAAACGGCCCATGATGTCCGACTTACGGGAAAGTGGTTCCATTGAGCAGGATGCGGACTTAGTGGCCATGCTCTATCGTGATGAATACTATAACCCAGATACCCCTGATCGCGGGATTACGGAACTGATTATCGCCAAACACCGTAATGGGCCGACGGGGGTCATCAAACTCCTATTTGACCCTCAATATACCCGCTTCCGCAATCTGGCAAACCCCGGTCGTCCCCTCTCTGGAGGGTCTTATGGCCAACTTCCACCGGGTTAAGCGGTCGGGGAAATAAATCAAAACATCCCTCCTGTACTCAAGTCTGATGCCTTAAATCGTCAACCACTCTAAAATCGTGTCAACTGTTAGAGACAGGTCAATTCCCTCTAAAACTGGAAGTTTATCCTCTTCTTTAAACACATCAAGCCGTTGATTCTGACTAATTACCAGAACCGTTGCTTCTTCTAGGTTAATTAACCAGCCAAGCTCAGTTCCCTGCTGGCAAGCCTGTAATATCTTGTTTAATACTTGGGTCGTACTTTGCTGAGGAGAAAGGATTTCAATCATCCAATCGGGATAGGTATTAAAGCGATTGGCAATTCGTCCGCTGTCGGTTTTTGGGATGCGTTGCCAGCGGAATACAGCAATATCAGGCACAAGAGAACGGTCTGCAAACGTACAGCGCAATTCAGAAAACGCCAAGGCAATTTTTTGTGATCGCGTGACCTGGTTGATTACTTCACATAATGCACCTTGAATTAGACTATGTTCACCTTGAGGCATGGGCTTTTGTAAGATTTTACCATTAATATATTCAGAGGCGGGCTTGGTTTCAGGATGGTCTAGAAATTCCGTTAAGCTTAGATTTTTTTTGATAGTTTCAACCATGACAACCCCTTGAAAGTTAGCTATGTCAGAATTTATACAGGAACAACATCCGAAAAGTGATCCATCGATGACCAAAGTACATTCACTAAATGGTCAACAGTTTTACTCCAAGTAT
Proteins encoded:
- a CDS encoding Uma2 family endonuclease, producing MVETIKKNLSLTEFLDHPETKPASEYINGKILQKPMPQGEHSLIQGALCEVINQVTRSQKIALAFSELRCTFADRSLVPDIAVFRWQRIPKTDSGRIANRFNTYPDWMIEILSPQQSTTQVLNKILQACQQGTELGWLINLEEATVLVISQNQRLDVFKEEDKLPVLEGIDLSLTVDTILEWLTI
- a CDS encoding photosystem II protein Y, with protein sequence MDFDWRLLVVLGPIAIALGWALFNIGQAALGQVQNYLNRQS
- a CDS encoding gamma carbonic anhydrase family protein; its protein translation is MTSSPNLTPHGSLPTYWPPVDCSQASFVAANATVLGDVILEAGASVWYGAVIRGDVVSIRVGASSNVQDGAILHGDPGEPLVLEELVTVGHRAVIHSAYVERGCLVGIGATLLNGVRVGAGSIIGAGALVTKDVPPRSLVLGVPGKVVRQVSEEQVLDLMDHARRYERLAQVHAGTGSDLGFHGPTSEP
- a CDS encoding TIGR02652 family protein, with translation MDYFTDPSSQYPIFGPEIECPHCRQKIPALTLTDTYLCPRHGAFEADPKTGELVHLQSNRHWRLWNHQWYRQHTHPDGIRFEIHEALDRLYTQGYRATRIVIAARYRELMAAYLERSSPWRDRSDSPLTKLYGLPVSFSPEAQDEPCWDVINFDLEKEPGVPVRYPYFRLFE
- the dnaB gene encoding replicative DNA helicase, with the protein product MVLDFQGYDIDKLPPQNIEAEEAILGGILLDPEAINRVVEVLTAEAFYVSTHQTIFEAAQGLHSLGQPTDLISVTAWLRDRDLLEKVGGQGKLAQLVDRTVSAVNIDQYAALVMDKYFRRQLIQAGQEITGLGYQAATPLETVLDKAEQKIFSITQKRPQQDLVPLFETLIHAFQELEAQIETQAQPGFLSGFYDLDAMTGGFQTSDLIIVAGRPSMGKTAFSLNIARNLANSYNFPVAVFSLEMSKEQLVQRLLASDSGIESNRLRAGRVSQNEWEPLSKALASLSEMPIFIDDTANITVTEMRSKCRRLQAEQGKPLGLVLLDYLQLMEGAGDNRVQELSRITRSLKGLARELNVPVIALSQLSRGVEARTNKRPMMSDLRESGSIEQDADLVAMLYRDEYYNPDTPDRGITELIIAKHRNGPTGVIKLLFDPQYTRFRNLANPGRPLSGGSYGQLPPG
- a CDS encoding hybrid sensor histidine kinase/response regulator, coding for MNAQTLTPPQIDDLLNSPVILSKDVILVIDDSPCLLAAMLRKYGYTVVTETHSQNAHAAVLDHTPDLILLDINMPGDDGYSVCKTLKASPDTRDVPVIFVSARNETLDKIQAFQVGAADYISKQFQFSETLVRIETQLNQRRLQKRLIASEAQAREKSEQLTRALAQIQETQSQLVHQAKMSSLGQLVAGVAHEINNPVNFVYGNLTYIAEYTEHLMELLDLYQQALPQPTPEIEEKIEEVDLEFIEADLPRLVGSMRVGTERIQEIVRSLRNFSRLDESDLKSVDVHQGLENTLVILQHRLKASGDHAEVKVVRSYGDLPLLECYAGQLNQVFTNILANSIDALEEKRKRASDGVIEDLPQITIETKRVGLDRICVSIADNGEGMPESVRNRVFDPFFTTKDIGVGTGLGMSISYQIVSERHRGQLSCDSGLGQGTRFEIELPLRAVKNGPMGEHHYGNTGSQGVTPINIAELQQAS
- a CDS encoding VOC family protein; this translates as MHHASIRTADIHRAIRFYEQLGFTVSERFTTGYTLACWLEGLHGRIELIQIPEPKPAPDAFGDEHYVGYYHLSFDLSQLLAQTQQDLPTWLEGLRQQFQQAAQDQPQQIQPLKILLDPEQQQIGDRLYEVAFIADSDGLPLEFLREVVTRDRVK